The Peptacetobacter hiranonis DNA window TATAAATCAAGCGCAGGAATATTTTAAAAGTAAAGGGATAGATCAATGGCAAGATGGTTATCCTAATGAAGATAATTTAAAAGAAGATATAAGTGCTGATGAGAGTTATGTCATGTTGATAGATGGAAAAATAGTTGCTACAGCGGCGATTTCTTTTAGGGGAGAGAGTACATACGATAAGATTTATGCGGGTGAATGGCTTAGCGATAGAAAGTATGGTGTTGTTCATCGAGTTGCAATTAGTGACGCATTTAAAGGGCAGGGTTTATCTCATGAAATAATGAGTTTTTCTGAAGAAAAATGTAAAGAATATGGGTATAAAAGTATAAAAATAGATACACATGAGGATAACTTTGTTATGAGAGGATTATTAGAAAAAAACGGATTTAAATATTGTGGAGTAATTCTTCTTGAAGACGGAGCCGAAAGAGTTGCATACGAAAAGATTTTTTAGTTGGGTTTACAACAGGTAATATTTTGAATTAGTTACAATGAGTTTATATAAAATTCCAGATATTTTGATTATAAAAAAGTAAATATTTCACTTCAAAATAGCTGTGTTTTTTAGAATATCTAGAAGTTTAAAAATTTAAATGAAAAAAATTAAAAAAAGTTTAAAAAAAGTGTTGACGATAAAAATAAAAGATGATAATATAATACTTGTCCTTGAGAGAGGGCAAGAAAATAAAAAATAAAACGAAAGTTTTAAATGAACTTTGAAAACTGAACAGCAGATATATTTAGTTCGAACTATTTGTTCGAACGCCATACAAACCATGCCAGATATTTTGAGATAACATCTGAGCGGATATAACAAACTGATTTTATTTTGAGCAACGGAATTTTGAACATTAGCGAAAAAATCGTTGGCGATATAAAATTCGAAGAATTTTATTTTGAGAGTTTGATCCTGGCTCAGGATGAACGCTGGCGGCGTGCCTAACACATGCAAGTCGAGCGATTCTCTTCGGAGAAGAGCGGCGGACGGGTGAGTAACGCGTGGGTAACCTGCCCTGTACACACGGATAACATACCGAAAGGTATGCTAATACGGGATAATATATAAGAGTCGCATGACTTTTATATCAAAGATTTTTTCGGTACAGGATGGACCCGCGTCTGATTAGCTTGTTGGCGGGGTAACGGCCCACCAAGGCGACGATCAGTAGCCGACCTGAGAGGGTGATCGGCCACATTGGAACTGAGACACGGTCCAAACTCCTACGGGAGGCAGCAGTGGGGAATATTGCACAATGGGCGCAAGCCTGATGCAGCAACGCCGCGTGAGCGATGAAGGCCTTCGGGTCGTAAAGCTCTGTCCTCAAGGAAGATAATGACGGTACTTGAGGAGGAAGCCCCGGCTAACTACGTGCCAGCAGCCGCGGTAATACGTAGGGGGCTAGCGTTATCCGGATTTACTGGGCGTAAAGGGTGCGTAGGCGGTCTTTCAAGTCAGGAGTTAAAGGCTACGGCTCAACCGTAGTAAGCTCCTGATACTGTCTGACTTGAGTGCAGGAGAGGAAAGCGGAATTCCCAGTGTAGCGGTGAAATGCGTAGATATTGGGAGGAACACCAGTAGCGAAGGCGGCTTTCTGGACTGTAACTGACGCTGAGGCACGAAAGCGTGGGGAGCAAACAGGATTAGATACCCTGGTAGTCCACGCTGTAAACGATGAGTACTAGGTGTCGGAGGTTACCCCCTTCGGTGCCGCAGCTAACGCATTAAGTACTCCGCCTGGGGAGTACGCACGCAAGTGTGAAACTCAAAGGAATTGACGGGGACCCGCACAAGTAGCGGAGCATGTGGTTTAATTCGAAGCAACGCGAAGAACCTTACCTAGGCTTGACATCCTTCTGACCGAGGACTAATCTCCTCTTTCCCTCCGGGGACAGAAGTGACAGGTGGTGCATGGTTGTCGTCAGCTCGTGTCGTGAGATGTTGGGTTAAGTCCCGCAACGAGCGCAACCCTTGTCTTTAGTTGCCATCATTAAGTTGGGCACTCTAGAGAGACTGCCAGGGATAACCTGGAGGAAGGTGGGGATGACGTCAAATCATCATGCCCCTTATGCCTAGGGCTACACACGTGCTACAATGGGTGGTACAGAGGGCAGCCAAGCCGTGAGGTGGAGCAAATCCCTTAAAGCCATTCTCAGTTCGGATTGTAGGCTGAAACTCGCCTACATGAAGCTGGAGTTACTAGTAATCGCAGATCAGAATGCTGCGGTGAATGCGTTCCCGGGTCTTGTACACACCGCCCGTCACACCATGGGAGTTGGAGACACCCGAAGCCGACTATCTAACCTTTTGGGAGAAGTCGTCGAAGGTGGAATCAATAACTGGGGTGAAGTCGTAACAAGGTAGCCGTATCGGAAGGTGCGGCTGGATCACCTCCTTTCTAGGGAGAATTATCTGCTGTTCGGTTTTGAAGGTTCATTCCTTCAAAACTGTACTTTGAAAACTACATATATATTATGATATGACATCATTTATTTCCTTAATGTGATAAATAAGGACGATAACCTTATAAAAAAATATCAACTGTAACTGGTCAAGTTATTAAGGGTGCAGGGCGGATGCCTTGGCACCGGGAGCCGATGAAGGACGTGATAAGCTGCGATAAGCTATGGGGAGTTGCACGTAAACTTTGATCCATAGATTTCCGAATGAGGAAACTCACCATGAGTAATGTCATGGTATCTTCGAGTGAATACATAGCTCGTTGAGGGGAACTCGGGGAACTGAAACATCTAAGTACCCGAAGGAAGAGAAAGAAATTCGATTCCGCTAGTAGCGGCGAGCGAACGCGGAACAGCCCAAACCTAAGAAGTTCGCTTCTTAGGGGTTGCGGACATATCATCAGGAAGAGGTTATTACAGACGAAGAGTTTTGGAAAGCTCCGCCATAGAAGGTAACAGCCCTGTAGTCGAAGTGAGAAGACTTCCGATATGATCCAGAGTACCACGGGACACGTGAAACCCCGTGGGAAGCAGGAGGGACCACCCTCCAAGGCTAAATACTACCCGGTGACCGATAGCGCATAGTACCGTGAGGGAAAGGTGAAAAGAACCCCGGGAGGGGAGTGAAATAGAACCTGAAACCCTGTACTTACAAACTGTGGAAGCACATTTCTTGTGTGACCGCG harbors:
- a CDS encoding GNAT family N-acetyltransferase, yielding MEFRKSSIEDIPEMMKIINQAQEYFKSKGIDQWQDGYPNEDNLKEDISADESYVMLIDGKIVATAAISFRGESTYDKIYAGEWLSDRKYGVVHRVAISDAFKGQGLSHEIMSFSEEKCKEYGYKSIKIDTHEDNFVMRGLLEKNGFKYCGVILLEDGAERVAYEKIF